A region from the Gossypium hirsutum isolate 1008001.06 chromosome A08, Gossypium_hirsutum_v2.1, whole genome shotgun sequence genome encodes:
- the LOC107894508 gene encoding transcription factor bHLH94 isoform X1: MALEAVIFQQDLLGYNSNWSHDFGLGKPESKDSFGCFPDTQTPEINHFVHGDYWVSTTPTSSMAAPVPHHHQLQHHCPNSSSDAANVNGLSSSGDPFDASTTPRPKRRRFKTRKNKQEIENQRMTHIAVERNRRKQMNDYLSVLRSLMPESYVQRGDQASIIGGAINFVKELEHRLQCLSAEKEVKERSNLTNGGRRSCSSVFDEFFTFPQYSTSSKQGDRKDSISMNDQSTVETQSAIADIEVNMVESHVNLRIRSKKRPAQLLKVVCGLNCMRLSILHLNVTTLDQTVLYSLSVKVEEDCKLTSVDDIATAVNQLLGSIEDALLTRNFP; the protein is encoded by the exons ATGGCATTAGAAGctgtaatttttcagcaagattTGCTTGGTTACAACAGCAATTGGAGCCATGATTTTGGCCTGGGAAAACCAGAATCCAAAGATTCTTTTGGATGTTTTCCTGACACCCAAACACCAGAGATTAATCATTTTGTTCATGGAGATTACTGGGTTTCTACAACACCAACTTCATCAATGGCTGCACCAGTACCCCATCATCATCAACTGCAACATCATTGCCCAAATTCATCCTCGGATGCTGCTAATGTTAATGGATTATCATCCTCAGGTGACCCTTTCGATGCTTCAACAACACCTCGTCCCAAAAGACGTCGATTCAAAACTCGAAAAAACAAACAAGAGATTGAGAATCAAAGGATGACTCACATTGCTGTGGAGCGCAATAGAAGAAAGCAAATGAATGATTATCTTTCTGTTCTTCGATCTTTAATGCCTGAATCTTATGTTCAAAGG GGTGATCAAGCATCAATTATAGGAGGAGCTATCAATTTTGTGAAGGAGCTTGAGCACCGTCTTCAATGCCTAAGTGCCGAAAAAGAGGTAAAAGAAAGGTCGAACCTTACTAACGGTGGTCGCCGCAGCTGCTCGTCGGTTTTCGATGAATTCTTCACATTCCCACAGTACTCAACTAGTTCAAAACAGGGTGATCGTAAAGATTCGATCTCCATGAATGATCAATCAACGGTTGAAACTCAATCTGCCATAGCTGACATCGAAGTTAACATGGTGGAAAGCCATGTAAACCTCCGAATAAGATCGAAAAAGCGACCGGCGCAGCTCTTGAAGGTTGTTTGCGGGTTGAATTGTATGCGTCTGAGCATCCTCCATCTCAATGTCACAACTCTTGATCAAACCGTCCTTTATTCTCTCAGTGTCAAG GTAGAAGAAGATTGTAAGCTGACTTCAGTGGATGACATAGCAACAGCAGTGAACCAGTTACTAGGTAGCATTGAAGATGCTTTGTTAACTAGGAATTTTCCATGA
- the LOC107894508 gene encoding transcription factor bHLH94 isoform X2, producing MALEAVIFQQDLLGYNSNWSHDFGLGKPESKDSFGCFPDTQTPEINHFVHGDYWVSTTPTSSMAAPVPHHHQLQHHCPNSSSDAANVNGLSSSGDPFDASTTPRPKRRRFKTRKNKQEIENQRMTHIAVERNRRKQMNDYLSVLRSLMPESYVQRGDQASIIGGAINFVKELEHRLQCLSAEKEVKERSNLTNGGRRSCSSVFDEFFTFPQYSTSSKQGDRKDSISMNDQSTVETQSAIADIEVNMVESHVNLRIRSKKRPAQLLKVVCGLNCMRLSILHLNVTTLDQTVLYSLSVKVQNAGRRRL from the exons ATGGCATTAGAAGctgtaatttttcagcaagattTGCTTGGTTACAACAGCAATTGGAGCCATGATTTTGGCCTGGGAAAACCAGAATCCAAAGATTCTTTTGGATGTTTTCCTGACACCCAAACACCAGAGATTAATCATTTTGTTCATGGAGATTACTGGGTTTCTACAACACCAACTTCATCAATGGCTGCACCAGTACCCCATCATCATCAACTGCAACATCATTGCCCAAATTCATCCTCGGATGCTGCTAATGTTAATGGATTATCATCCTCAGGTGACCCTTTCGATGCTTCAACAACACCTCGTCCCAAAAGACGTCGATTCAAAACTCGAAAAAACAAACAAGAGATTGAGAATCAAAGGATGACTCACATTGCTGTGGAGCGCAATAGAAGAAAGCAAATGAATGATTATCTTTCTGTTCTTCGATCTTTAATGCCTGAATCTTATGTTCAAAGG GGTGATCAAGCATCAATTATAGGAGGAGCTATCAATTTTGTGAAGGAGCTTGAGCACCGTCTTCAATGCCTAAGTGCCGAAAAAGAGGTAAAAGAAAGGTCGAACCTTACTAACGGTGGTCGCCGCAGCTGCTCGTCGGTTTTCGATGAATTCTTCACATTCCCACAGTACTCAACTAGTTCAAAACAGGGTGATCGTAAAGATTCGATCTCCATGAATGATCAATCAACGGTTGAAACTCAATCTGCCATAGCTGACATCGAAGTTAACATGGTGGAAAGCCATGTAAACCTCCGAATAAGATCGAAAAAGCGACCGGCGCAGCTCTTGAAGGTTGTTTGCGGGTTGAATTGTATGCGTCTGAGCATCCTCCATCTCAATGTCACAACTCTTGATCAAACCGTCCTTTATTCTCTCAGTGTCAAG GTTCAAAATGCAGGTAGAAGAAGATTGTAA